From the Osmerus eperlanus chromosome 19, fOsmEpe2.1, whole genome shotgun sequence genome, one window contains:
- the aatf gene encoding protein AATF isoform X1: MAGSISQQLEDLLNPLPKFVDPEDDHDEETKAKVIDTFDEGDEEEDGVSLSALRKQATALLPETDSRYLGQTTSRKELLRDITGDDEDDIEDEGEEEEEGDGSDEEEGDGSDEEEGDGSDEEEDSGEAGLSEVGGLVSRMKSAELTSSSVMDFHKLTAGMDDLEDGESEEEDGESEEEDGESEEEDGESEEEDGESEEEMEDEELGSVRTFSKEKVDGEVEKGKAVKDQLALWDQLLEGRIKIQKALVTANQLPQPQTFPEFKRRGGAELAGALKNSHKALKALQRSLLELQDQLLYQSPDTRPLALDRRWGEHSEEEEIQSDEEEQEAGQEVGVSVAPGGEAGPPKRKLDMAEYPEFMVKRFAAFQPYRDTTLQSWHDKTRLTLGKGAKGFGAFDRSVVTQVEQVLLDTERLLRRTQTPRSEYRVLGRKERPGDNPTETGGEEGEEQLKANAHLRYLDQEIFDDDDFYHQLLRELIERKTSTADPNDQVAMGRQWLAIQKLRSKIKKRVDTKASKGRRVRFHIHSKLVNFMAPIDHSSMNDDARTELYRSLFGKNLSDGVVQE; encoded by the exons ATGGCTGGTTCAATATCCCAGCAGCTGGAGGATTTATTAAACCCTCTCCCAAAGTTCGTGGACCCAGAGGATGATCACGATGAGG AGACTAAAGCCAAGGTGATAGATACTTTTGATGAAGGTGATGAGGAAGAAGATGGCGTGTCTTTGAGCGCACTGCGGAAACAGGCCACAGCCCTGCTGCCAGAGACGGACAGCAGGTACCTGGGCCAGACCACCTCTCGCAAGGAGCTGCTGAGGGACATCACAG gagatgatgaagatgatatTGAGGATgaaggggaagaagaggaggagggtgatggcagtgatgaagaggagggtgatggcagtgatgaagaggagggtgatggcagtgatgaagaggaggacagtgGGGAGGCGGGGCTGTCCGAGGTCGGAGGCTTGGTGTCCAGGATGAAGAGCGCTGAGCTGACATCTTCCTCAGTGATGGACTTCCACAAGCTGACGGCAGGGATGGATGACCTGGAGgacggagagagcgaggaggaggacggagagagcgaggaggaggacggagagagcgaggaggaggacggagagagcgaggaggaggacggagagagcgaggaggagatggaagatgAAGAACTGGGATCTGTGAGGACTTTCTCTAAGGAGAAGGTAGATGGAGAAGTGGAGAAGGGGAAGGCAGTGAAAGACCAGCTGG CTCTTTGGGACCAACTGCTTGAGGGACGAATCAAAATCCAGAAAGCTCTTgtgacagccaatcagcttCCTCAGCCCCAGACCTTTCCAGAGttcaagaggaggggaggagctgagTTGGCGGGAGCGCTGAAGAACA gtcaCAAAGCCCTGAAGGCCCTCCAGAGGTCTCTGCTAGAGCTTCAGGACCAGCTGCTGTACCAGAGCCCCGACACCAGGCCCCTGGCCCtggacaggaggtggggagaacacag tgaggaagaggagattcagagtgatgaagaggagcaggaagcaggGCAGGAAGTGGGGGTTTCCGTGGCGCCCggaggggaggcggggcctCCCAAGCGTAAGCTCGACATGGCAGAGTACCCAGAGTTCATGGTGAAGCGCTTCGCAGCCTTCCAGCCATACAGGGACACCACACTGCAGAGCTGGCATGATAAGACCAGGCTGACCCTGGGAAAGGGGGCAAag GGCTTCGGGGCATTCGACCGCAGCGTGGTGACCCAGGTGGAGCAGGTGCTGCTGGACACGGAGAGGCTACTGAGACGTACCCAGACCCCCCGCTCAGAGTACCGTGTcctggggaggaaggagaggcctgGAGACAACCCcacagagacagggggggag gagggggaggagcagctaAAGGCCAACGCCCACCTCAGATACCTGGACCAGGAGATCTTTGATGATGATGACTTCTATCACCAG CTGTTGAGAGAACTGATCGAGCGCAAGACGAGCACAGCCGATCCCAACGACCAGGTAGCCATGGGCAG ACAGTGGCTGGCCATCCAGAAGCTGCGCAGCAAGATAAAGAAGAGGGTTGACACCAAGGCGAGCAAGGGACGCAGAGTCAG gtTCCACATTCACAGTAAGCTGGTGAATTTCATGGCTCCCATCGACCACAGCTCCATGAATGATGATGCCCG GACTGAACTGTACCGTTCACTATTTGGAAAGAACTTGAGTGATGGTGTAGTTCAGGAGTGA
- the aatf gene encoding protein AATF isoform X2 encodes MAGSISQQLEDLLNPLPKFVDPEDDHDEETKAKVIDTFDEGDEEEDGVSLSALRKQATALLPETDSRYLGQTTSRKELLRDITGDDEDDIEDEGEEEEEGDGSDEEEGDGSDEEEGDGSDEEEDSGEAGLSEVGGLVSRMKSAELTSSSVMDFHKLTAGMDDLEDGESEEEDGESEEEDGESEEEDGESEEEDGESEEEMEDEELGSVRTFSKEKVDGEVEKGKAVKDQLALWDQLLEGRIKIQKALVTANQLPQPQTFPEFKRRGGAELAGALKNSHKALKALQRSLLELQDQLLYQSPDTRPLALDRSEEEEIQSDEEEQEAGQEVGVSVAPGGEAGPPKRKLDMAEYPEFMVKRFAAFQPYRDTTLQSWHDKTRLTLGKGAKGFGAFDRSVVTQVEQVLLDTERLLRRTQTPRSEYRVLGRKERPGDNPTETGGEEGEEQLKANAHLRYLDQEIFDDDDFYHQLLRELIERKTSTADPNDQVAMGRQWLAIQKLRSKIKKRVDTKASKGRRVRFHIHSKLVNFMAPIDHSSMNDDARTELYRSLFGKNLSDGVVQE; translated from the exons ATGGCTGGTTCAATATCCCAGCAGCTGGAGGATTTATTAAACCCTCTCCCAAAGTTCGTGGACCCAGAGGATGATCACGATGAGG AGACTAAAGCCAAGGTGATAGATACTTTTGATGAAGGTGATGAGGAAGAAGATGGCGTGTCTTTGAGCGCACTGCGGAAACAGGCCACAGCCCTGCTGCCAGAGACGGACAGCAGGTACCTGGGCCAGACCACCTCTCGCAAGGAGCTGCTGAGGGACATCACAG gagatgatgaagatgatatTGAGGATgaaggggaagaagaggaggagggtgatggcagtgatgaagaggagggtgatggcagtgatgaagaggagggtgatggcagtgatgaagaggaggacagtgGGGAGGCGGGGCTGTCCGAGGTCGGAGGCTTGGTGTCCAGGATGAAGAGCGCTGAGCTGACATCTTCCTCAGTGATGGACTTCCACAAGCTGACGGCAGGGATGGATGACCTGGAGgacggagagagcgaggaggaggacggagagagcgaggaggaggacggagagagcgaggaggaggacggagagagcgaggaggaggacggagagagcgaggaggagatggaagatgAAGAACTGGGATCTGTGAGGACTTTCTCTAAGGAGAAGGTAGATGGAGAAGTGGAGAAGGGGAAGGCAGTGAAAGACCAGCTGG CTCTTTGGGACCAACTGCTTGAGGGACGAATCAAAATCCAGAAAGCTCTTgtgacagccaatcagcttCCTCAGCCCCAGACCTTTCCAGAGttcaagaggaggggaggagctgagTTGGCGGGAGCGCTGAAGAACA gtcaCAAAGCCCTGAAGGCCCTCCAGAGGTCTCTGCTAGAGCTTCAGGACCAGCTGCTGTACCAGAGCCCCGACACCAGGCCCCTGGCCCtggacaggag tgaggaagaggagattcagagtgatgaagaggagcaggaagcaggGCAGGAAGTGGGGGTTTCCGTGGCGCCCggaggggaggcggggcctCCCAAGCGTAAGCTCGACATGGCAGAGTACCCAGAGTTCATGGTGAAGCGCTTCGCAGCCTTCCAGCCATACAGGGACACCACACTGCAGAGCTGGCATGATAAGACCAGGCTGACCCTGGGAAAGGGGGCAAag GGCTTCGGGGCATTCGACCGCAGCGTGGTGACCCAGGTGGAGCAGGTGCTGCTGGACACGGAGAGGCTACTGAGACGTACCCAGACCCCCCGCTCAGAGTACCGTGTcctggggaggaaggagaggcctgGAGACAACCCcacagagacagggggggag gagggggaggagcagctaAAGGCCAACGCCCACCTCAGATACCTGGACCAGGAGATCTTTGATGATGATGACTTCTATCACCAG CTGTTGAGAGAACTGATCGAGCGCAAGACGAGCACAGCCGATCCCAACGACCAGGTAGCCATGGGCAG ACAGTGGCTGGCCATCCAGAAGCTGCGCAGCAAGATAAAGAAGAGGGTTGACACCAAGGCGAGCAAGGGACGCAGAGTCAG gtTCCACATTCACAGTAAGCTGGTGAATTTCATGGCTCCCATCGACCACAGCTCCATGAATGATGATGCCCG GACTGAACTGTACCGTTCACTATTTGGAAAGAACTTGAGTGATGGTGTAGTTCAGGAGTGA